ATAATATTCTTCTTTTTTATTTTGCTCTAAGGTAAAAATATTTTTTTTTATTTCTTCATATAATTTTTCCATTTCCATATAAACTGGTAATCTCTTAACTTTATCTTGAACATCTAATGATTTATCTAATTTATTTATTTTATTCATTTCTTCTTTTTCTTCAATTTTTTGTTTTGTAAAAATCAAATTGTCTTTTATATCTTTTAACTTATTCAACTTTTTTATACAGTTTGCTTGTTTTTCTGTTTTTATCTTTTTTATGTTGTTTAATTCTTTTTTGTATTTTTTTTCCTCTATTTCATCTATTAAATTTTCTTGTTTTAATTCAAAAATTAAATTTTGAATTTCAGAAATTATGTGATTTATGTTTTTTTTATATTCATTTTCTAAAGAATTGTTAGCTTCTTTTTTATTTTCTTCTTTTTCTTTTTTTTTAGAAATTTCATCCTTTTCAAACTCAGATTTAAAATTATCTATTCTGTCAGCAATATTTGTTGTTATTTCTTTATTGGTTAAATAATAAAGAAGTTTTGACAATTCTTTTTTTGATTCTTCCATTTTTTCTATATCTCCATAATTATTATCAATATCATCTGCAAGCATTTGAGCTTCTTTAACTATTTCTAGATCTTCTGGATGATTATTATCCGGAAGAGCTTCGTCTATATTTTCTATAAACTCATCCAAAATAATTTCTGAGTGATGTTTTATTTGTTCGGCTTTTTTATTTGTTTCTTGTTCTGCTTCAACATTTTTTTTAATTATTTGTGGTATTTTTTCGTTCATAAAATTAAACTAAAAATTATTTTTTGTCTTTTATGCTTTGTAGAAATTCAATTGCAAAATCTTCCAACGCTTTCTTGCATTTTCCTTCAAAATCGTTAATATGTTCAGAAAAAAATTTTTGAATTTGCGTTGGAGACGGTTTATTGTTTATTTGAATGAAGTTTTTATAATTTTCCAACCCCTGCTCGTCAAGCTCGTTCATTAAAATTAATCCTAGTCTTTCTTGAATTTGGGCCATCAGCCGTTCCTTATAAGAATTTTTAAATTCCTCGTTTAAATTATTCAAACCAGCAGACTCCATTAACTGGCTGATAAATTGTTCCAAATAATCTTGTTGCATATATTTATTTAAAATAATTAATTTAAGCTAAAATATGTTAAATAATTTTGCTAAAAATAAAACATAAATTAAAAGAAACATCGCGCCTTCGTAATTATGTATTTTGCGTGAAATTCCAGAAAAAACATAAAGAATTGTAGCAACGGCTAAAAATGGAATCGCAATATACAAAATATCATTTGTTGCCTTAAGCGGACCTAAAAGAGATGATAGCCCAACAACTAAAGATCCATTGAATAGATTTGACCCAAAAATATTGCCAATTGCCAAATCCCCATTTCCATTTTTAACAGCGCGGATAGTTACCGCTAACTCAGGCAATGAAGTTCCAATAGCAACGGCTGATAAAGCTATCGCGGAAGTTGTAATTCCTATCAAAGCTGATAATTCTAAAACAGAAGAAACAGTAAATTTAGCGCCTAAAAAAAGAAATAAAGCGCTTGCGATCAAAATTAAAATTAAAGTAGGATTTATTTTTTTAGGAATTAATTTTTCTTTTGTTTCATCTAATTTCTTTTTTATTTCTTCGCCAATAGTGTCGTGCCGGCTTTTATACAAATAGAAAAAATAAATAGCAAAAAAAGAAATCGCGATAATTCCTTCAAAAATATTAATTTCCTTATCCCACGCCACCATTGCTATAAGTCCAGCAGTAGAAGCCGCAAACAAAGGCAAATCTAAATTTATAATATCATAATCAACTTTTATTTTTTTAACTGTTATGGCTGTGATCCCGACAATCAATAAAATATTAGCGATGTTAGATCCAACCACATTTCCAAGAACAATTTCGCTTGAATTATTTAGGACAGCGATAATTGAAGTAAAAAGTTCTGGCAAGGAAGTTCCTAAAGCAACAACTGTCATTCCAATAAAAAATGGAGACACGCCTAAAATCAGACCAATTTTTTCAGCCGCATTAACAAAATATTCAGCAGACTTTACTAAAACAAACAAACTAATAATCAATACAAAAAACCAAAATAAAAACATAATTTAGAATTAAGAATTATGAAACTCTCTTTTGTCACCCACTCGTATCAGAAGTACGGGGTAAGCTTCGACGGAATCCATATTTCACGCGATAAACAACTGGATTCCTCCAGATAAATATTGGGAGGAACGACATTTAATTTAGCCAATATAAATTCATATATTTTAAATTATACAATAAACAAAAAATACGGTCAATGTATAAAAAATTTAATTTATTTAAAAATAACGGCAATAATGGTTCATAATTGCCATATTGTCAATAATTTGTTATGATTAGTTAAAAGTTTAAAGTTAGAAAAGTCAAAAATAAAATAGACTTTGATTTTATAGATTTCCGAATTTCAACTAAATTTATGCATTTAAAAAGAATAGAAATAAAAGGATTTAAATCTTTTGCAAACAAAGCTGTTTTGGAATTTCCAGAACCGCAAAAAAACGATAAAGGAATTACAGCGATTGTAGGTCCTAATGGCGCAGGCAAATCAAATATTGTTGATGCTATAAGATGGACATTGGGCGAGCAAAGCACAAAACTTTTGCGCGGAAAAAAATCTCAGGATGTTATTTTCCACGGATCAAACGAACGAAGCAGGCTTGGCATGGCGGAAGTTTCGTTATTTATAGACAACAAAGATAAAACAATTCCTATTGAATATTCAGAACTTGCGCTCACAAGAAGGCTTTATCGCAATGGAGAAAGCGCGTATTTGATAAACAAATCTAACGCTAAATTAAACGATATTATTATGCTTTTGGCAAAAGCTAATTTTGGGCAAAAAAGTTTTAGCATTATTGGGCAGGGAATGATTGATCAAATTTTACGCGCTGGCTTTAAAGAAAGAAAAGAATTTTTCGACGAAGCTGTTGGGATTAAACAGTACCAAATTAAAAAACGCCAAACAATAAATGACTTGGAAAAAGCAAGAAATAATTTGTCTAAAATCAAAATTATTTTGACAGAACTTGAACCGCGCTTAAAATTATTGTCGCGCCAGGCTAAAAAGTTAGAACAACGAAAAATCATAAAACAAGAATTAAGAAATTCGCAAATAAAATATTACAGCAATATTTTTTTTCACAACCAAGAAAAAATAGAAAAAATTAATAATCAAATAAGAGAAAAAAAGTTAATAGACGCGAAGTTCGGCAATCAACTTTTAGATTTGCAAAAAAAATTCGCTTTATTATCGCGAGAAAATAGTTTAGATTTTAAATTTGACAAATTAAAACAAGAATTT
The Patescibacteria group bacterium genome window above contains:
- a CDS encoding calcium/sodium antiporter; this encodes MFLFWFFVLIISLFVLVKSAEYFVNAAEKIGLILGVSPFFIGMTVVALGTSLPELFTSIIAVLNNSSEIVLGNVVGSNIANILLIVGITAITVKKIKVDYDIINLDLPLFAASTAGLIAMVAWDKEINIFEGIIAISFFAIYFFYLYKSRHDTIGEEIKKKLDETKEKLIPKKINPTLILILIASALFLFLGAKFTVSSVLELSALIGITTSAIALSAVAIGTSLPELAVTIRAVKNGNGDLAIGNIFGSNLFNGSLVVGLSSLLGPLKATNDILYIAIPFLAVATILYVFSGISRKIHNYEGAMFLLIYVLFLAKLFNIF